The following proteins are encoded in a genomic region of Neomicrococcus aestuarii:
- the ffh gene encoding signal recognition particle protein, which translates to MFNSLSDRLTATFKNLRGKGRLTEADVDGTVREIRRALLDADVAVPVVREFTAAVKERALAETVSQSLNPGQQVVKIVNEELVTILGGETRRITMAKYGPTVIMLAGLQGAGKTTLAGKLAKHFKAQGHTPLLVACDLQRPNAVKQLQINGERAGVPVYAPHPGVSSEFEEATGDPVVVARNGVSEARQKQFDIVIVDTAGRLGVDTELMKQARDIRDAIKPQEVFFVIDAMIGQDAVNTALAFQEGVEFTGVVLSKLDGDARGGAALSVASVTGKPVMFASTGESLDDFEVFHPDRMASRILDMGDILTLIEQAERSWDKGEAERMAQKFVDREDFTLDDFLAQMQQIKKMGSLKKMLAMMPGAAISRQQLEQFDDRQMDRIEAMIRSMTPHERVAPKIINGSRRARIAKGSGVSVSELNQMLERFGEAQKMMKKLAQGGGMPGMPGGARRPAKGAAKGGNKKKQQKFGNPAKAAQAAQEAANKKAQAPSGAAFGQGIPKDFDPSALNLPKGFDKFLGK; encoded by the coding sequence GTGTTTAACTCACTGTCTGATCGCTTGACCGCGACGTTCAAGAACCTTCGTGGCAAGGGTCGTCTCACGGAAGCCGACGTTGACGGCACCGTCCGCGAGATTCGACGCGCGCTTCTTGACGCTGACGTCGCGGTGCCCGTGGTGCGGGAGTTCACTGCCGCCGTGAAGGAACGTGCGCTCGCAGAGACGGTGAGCCAGTCCTTGAACCCGGGCCAGCAAGTGGTCAAGATCGTCAACGAAGAACTCGTCACGATCCTCGGTGGAGAGACCCGCCGCATCACGATGGCCAAGTACGGCCCTACCGTGATCATGCTGGCCGGCCTTCAAGGTGCCGGTAAGACCACCCTCGCAGGAAAGCTTGCAAAGCACTTCAAAGCTCAAGGGCACACCCCTTTGCTGGTGGCCTGTGACTTGCAGCGTCCGAACGCCGTGAAGCAGCTCCAGATCAACGGTGAGCGCGCCGGCGTTCCTGTCTACGCACCGCACCCAGGTGTTTCTTCCGAGTTTGAAGAAGCTACCGGCGATCCAGTAGTCGTCGCCCGCAACGGTGTCTCCGAAGCACGCCAGAAGCAGTTCGACATCGTGATTGTCGATACCGCTGGCCGCCTCGGTGTGGACACCGAGCTGATGAAGCAAGCGCGAGATATCCGCGATGCCATCAAGCCTCAAGAAGTTTTCTTCGTGATCGACGCCATGATTGGTCAGGACGCAGTCAACACGGCGCTGGCCTTCCAAGAGGGCGTGGAATTCACGGGCGTTGTGCTGTCCAAGCTGGACGGCGACGCTCGCGGTGGCGCGGCCCTGTCCGTTGCCTCCGTGACGGGCAAGCCGGTCATGTTCGCCTCCACGGGTGAAAGCCTGGACGACTTCGAGGTGTTCCACCCGGACCGTATGGCCAGCCGCATCCTTGACATGGGTGACATCCTCACGCTCATCGAGCAAGCGGAGCGCTCGTGGGACAAGGGCGAAGCCGAGCGCATGGCGCAGAAGTTTGTGGATCGCGAGGACTTCACTCTCGATGACTTCTTGGCCCAAATGCAGCAGATCAAGAAGATGGGCTCGCTCAAGAAGATGCTGGCCATGATGCCAGGTGCCGCTATTTCTCGGCAGCAGCTTGAGCAGTTCGACGATCGCCAGATGGATCGCATCGAAGCGATGATTCGTTCCATGACCCCTCACGAACGCGTGGCTCCGAAGATCATCAACGGATCCCGTCGTGCCCGTATCGCCAAGGGTTCGGGCGTGTCCGTCTCCGAGCTGAATCAGATGCTGGAGCGTTTCGGTGAAGCGCAAAAGATGATGAAGAAGCTCGCTCAAGGCGGGGGCATGCCAGGTATGCCAGGAGGCGCACGTCGCCCGGCGAAGGGCGCCGCAAAGGGTGGCAACAAGAAGAAGCAGCAGAAGTTCGGAAACCCAGCCAAGGCTGCACAGGCCGCTCAGGAAGCAGCCAACAAGAAGGCGCAGGCTCCTAGCGGTGCAGCTTTTGGTCAGGGAATCCCGAAGGATTTTGATCCGTCAGCATTGAATCTTCCTAAGGGATTCGATAAGTTCCTCGGCAAATAG
- the ftsY gene encoding signal recognition particle-docking protein FtsY: MDQLIIIIVVAAVILIGGVGAAFLLRGRKTPPGTYTSTRDSDDPPLTSAGGSVDTLERPRSGAGSTGTITDEDTELVDDLGGKVDLEVERPAPVLGRLARLRERLARSNNALGKGLLALLSQDKIDDDVWDEIEETLLLADLGTEPTLELVENLKRRVKVEGSRDPERVRTLLKEELLALVDPTMDRSLADDRHDNRPSIMMVVGVNGVGKTTTIGKIARVLVAEDKDVLLGAADTFRAAAAEQLATWGARVGVPTVKSDIDGADPASVAFEAVKAGIEQEVDVVIIDTAGRLQNKVGLMDELGKIKRVVEKQAEVDEVLLVLDATTGQNGLNQAKVFSEVVNVTGIVLTKLDGTAKGGIVVAIQRQLGVPVKLIGLGEGPDDLAPFDAQGFVDALVD, translated from the coding sequence ATGGACCAGTTGATCATCATCATTGTTGTTGCCGCCGTCATACTCATTGGAGGCGTGGGAGCTGCGTTCTTGTTGCGTGGCCGCAAGACCCCTCCGGGTACCTACACGTCCACCCGCGACTCGGACGATCCACCACTGACCTCTGCCGGTGGTTCGGTCGACACCCTCGAGCGCCCCCGTTCCGGCGCCGGATCCACGGGAACCATCACGGATGAAGATACCGAACTCGTCGATGACTTGGGCGGCAAGGTTGATCTCGAGGTTGAGCGGCCGGCTCCCGTTCTTGGCCGTCTGGCCCGACTACGCGAGCGTTTGGCACGCTCCAACAACGCCCTCGGTAAGGGTTTGTTGGCACTACTGTCCCAGGACAAGATTGACGACGACGTCTGGGATGAGATCGAAGAGACGCTCCTGTTGGCGGATCTTGGCACTGAACCCACCCTCGAACTGGTGGAGAACCTCAAACGCCGCGTCAAGGTAGAAGGTAGCCGCGACCCAGAACGCGTCCGCACTTTGCTCAAGGAAGAACTGCTGGCGCTTGTGGATCCCACGATGGACCGTTCGCTCGCAGATGATCGTCACGACAACCGCCCCTCGATCATGATGGTGGTAGGCGTCAACGGTGTGGGCAAGACCACCACGATTGGCAAGATCGCTCGCGTGCTGGTCGCCGAAGATAAGGATGTTCTCCTGGGCGCTGCGGATACGTTCCGTGCAGCCGCTGCCGAACAGCTAGCCACCTGGGGTGCCCGCGTGGGTGTTCCCACCGTCAAGAGCGACATCGACGGGGCAGATCCCGCATCGGTTGCCTTCGAAGCCGTCAAGGCCGGCATCGAGCAAGAAGTAGACGTCGTCATCATCGACACCGCGGGACGCTTGCAAAACAAGGTGGGCCTCATGGACGAGCTTGGAAAGATCAAGCGCGTGGTGGAGAAGCAAGCAGAAGTGGATGAAGTCCTCTTAGTGTTAGATGCCACCACCGGACAGAACGGCTTGAACCAGGCCAAGGTGTTCTCCGAGGTTGTCAACGTCACGGGCATCGTCCTGACGAAATTGGACGGAACGGCCAAGGGTGGCATCGTCGTTGCCATCCAGCGTCAGCTCGGTGTTCCCGTCAAGCTGATCGGATTGGGCGAAGGCCCGGATGACTTGGCACCTTTTGATGCGCAGGGCTTCGTAGACGCCCTCGTGGACTAA
- a CDS encoding MFS transporter encodes MPVSKPPIPAQIKVIIVAAFVIALGFGIIAPILPQFASSFDVGPAAAAAIVSIFALFRLLFAPVSGRLTERWGEPATYVVGVSIVAISTILCGFAASYGHLMVFRAFGGIGSTMFTVSAMALISRLSPEEIRGRIAGLYSATFLIGNIAGPVLGAALAGFGYRLAFFIYGGALIIAAATVFVFLQGVGKRRVKRTADTRPVMKLEEAWAVPAFRASVVAGFAHGWNNFGVRVAIVPLFAATAFIHGDAIAGFALAIFAAGNALALTVSGKLSDTYGRKLPIMWGLSVGALAMIAMGYVTNEVVFIVLCAIAGVGTGIMNPSLMASVADTVGNGRNGGRVMATFQMSQDLGAIIGPVLVGAIAEYSNYSWGFLITGILALIGAAAWTPVRRTTLATKAEAPSKD; translated from the coding sequence GTGCCGGTTTCAAAGCCCCCGATTCCGGCTCAGATCAAAGTCATCATTGTTGCTGCCTTTGTGATTGCGTTGGGCTTCGGCATCATTGCACCGATCCTCCCCCAGTTCGCTTCCTCTTTCGACGTTGGTCCGGCGGCTGCGGCAGCGATTGTCAGCATCTTCGCGTTGTTCCGGCTCCTCTTTGCACCGGTCAGCGGCAGGTTGACGGAGCGCTGGGGCGAACCCGCAACCTATGTGGTGGGCGTGAGCATCGTTGCCATTTCCACCATCTTGTGCGGCTTTGCCGCGAGCTACGGGCACCTGATGGTGTTCCGTGCGTTCGGTGGCATCGGCTCCACCATGTTCACGGTTTCCGCCATGGCACTGATCTCGCGTCTTTCTCCCGAGGAAATTCGCGGACGGATCGCTGGCCTGTATTCGGCCACGTTCCTCATCGGAAACATTGCCGGCCCCGTATTGGGCGCCGCTCTGGCTGGCTTCGGATACCGCCTAGCATTCTTCATTTACGGCGGGGCGCTCATCATCGCAGCGGCGACCGTCTTCGTCTTCCTGCAAGGAGTCGGTAAACGCCGCGTCAAGCGCACGGCAGACACTCGCCCTGTCATGAAACTCGAAGAGGCATGGGCCGTACCTGCCTTCCGCGCTTCGGTGGTCGCCGGCTTCGCTCACGGGTGGAACAACTTTGGCGTGCGCGTGGCAATCGTCCCGCTCTTCGCCGCAACAGCATTTATCCACGGTGACGCGATTGCCGGCTTTGCGCTGGCAATCTTCGCAGCCGGTAATGCCTTGGCCCTTACAGTGTCCGGAAAACTCTCCGACACGTACGGACGCAAGCTCCCCATCATGTGGGGACTGAGTGTTGGTGCGCTCGCCATGATTGCCATGGGGTACGTGACCAACGAAGTGGTCTTCATCGTCCTCTGCGCCATCGCAGGTGTGGGCACCGGAATCATGAATCCGTCCCTCATGGCCTCGGTCGCGGACACCGTCGGAAATGGCCGTAACGGCGGCCGCGTCATGGCCACTTTCCAAATGTCTCAAGACCTCGGAGCCATCATCGGCCCCGTGCTGGTAGGAGCCATCGCCGAGTATTCAAATTACTCATGGGGCTTCCTGATCACGGGAATCCTGGCTCTGATCGGCGCCGCCGCGTGGACACCTGTACGCCGAACCACCCTCGCCACGAAGGCTGAAGCACCTTCGAAGGACTAG
- a CDS encoding FG-GAP-like repeat-containing protein: MSAVTAAPARQRSRWQAVRQLFATLSASALIATLPAAPPAAAEDLFGHDISWPQCTVAEGGFALPMPPSTTQFVVIGLTNGLGFTTNPCIARQYQWTKDRGKPAQAYGMATYPTAAQLTAYGSSGPWKGTGLQARLANMGYRQAVEATNTLAGIGWKPSTVWIDVEPRPKQPWPAATTPAASANNRAVVEGYMRALRDRGYKYGFYSYTNGWKEIVTSWRAPGVPVWATAGTLDYPTEALDRCTQASFSGGKVLLSQWYNTTRDYDRTCPGYSFGTPATPSHTELFGDKDLTGNRTNDLLARHSSSGVLYVYPGNGLGTLNSRVTVGSGWNSMSLITTVGDWNGDGKADVIARLNSTGDLYLYRGKGVGTFQPRIKIGSAWGNINRLSGQGDFTGDGNVDLVARTTGGTLYVYPGNSAGGFKSRITVGTGWQVMRDIVSTGDFTGDGRADLIALQSSTGQLWLYPGTGTGRFGARTQIGAGWSVMTELVGSGDFNRDRKPDLLARRSTGELYLYPGTGAGKLGTRTLVSTGWNVMNSLD, translated from the coding sequence ATGTCCGCAGTAACAGCCGCCCCGGCGCGTCAGCGTTCGCGGTGGCAAGCAGTTCGGCAACTCTTCGCCACCCTCAGCGCCTCAGCCTTGATAGCAACGCTTCCAGCGGCACCGCCTGCAGCAGCCGAGGACCTCTTCGGCCACGACATCTCATGGCCGCAATGCACGGTGGCGGAAGGTGGGTTTGCGCTACCCATGCCGCCGAGCACCACCCAATTCGTGGTAATCGGCCTGACCAATGGTCTGGGCTTCACCACCAACCCCTGCATCGCTCGGCAGTACCAGTGGACCAAAGACCGCGGAAAACCAGCTCAGGCCTACGGAATGGCCACCTATCCCACGGCGGCACAGCTGACCGCCTACGGAAGCAGCGGGCCGTGGAAGGGCACCGGCCTTCAAGCCCGGCTAGCTAACATGGGATACCGTCAAGCAGTTGAAGCCACCAACACACTTGCTGGGATCGGGTGGAAACCAAGCACGGTTTGGATCGATGTTGAACCGCGGCCTAAGCAACCGTGGCCAGCGGCCACTACACCCGCAGCCTCTGCCAATAACAGGGCCGTGGTGGAAGGGTACATGCGGGCGCTGCGGGATCGCGGCTACAAATACGGTTTCTACTCCTACACCAACGGCTGGAAGGAGATCGTCACCTCGTGGCGCGCTCCGGGCGTCCCCGTGTGGGCTACCGCCGGAACCTTGGACTATCCCACCGAAGCGTTAGACCGGTGCACGCAGGCCAGCTTCTCTGGCGGAAAGGTCCTGCTGTCCCAGTGGTACAACACCACGCGAGACTATGACAGGACATGCCCCGGCTACTCCTTCGGTACGCCGGCTACACCTTCGCACACCGAGCTCTTCGGGGACAAAGACCTCACCGGAAACCGCACCAACGATCTGCTGGCGCGGCACTCAAGCTCCGGCGTTCTCTACGTCTACCCAGGCAACGGCCTCGGCACACTAAATTCCAGAGTAACCGTTGGATCCGGCTGGAACTCCATGAGCTTGATCACCACGGTGGGGGACTGGAATGGAGACGGCAAGGCGGATGTGATCGCGCGGCTGAATTCCACCGGTGATCTTTACCTGTACCGCGGCAAGGGGGTGGGTACGTTCCAGCCCCGGATCAAGATTGGTTCCGCGTGGGGCAACATTAATCGGCTGAGTGGCCAAGGTGATTTCACAGGCGATGGAAACGTTGACCTCGTAGCCAGAACCACCGGCGGAACCCTCTACGTGTATCCCGGAAACAGCGCCGGAGGCTTCAAGTCCCGCATCACGGTGGGAACCGGATGGCAGGTCATGCGCGACATTGTCTCCACCGGCGATTTCACAGGAGACGGCCGAGCTGACCTGATTGCGCTCCAGAGCTCCACCGGACAACTGTGGCTCTACCCGGGCACTGGAACCGGTCGGTTCGGTGCACGAACTCAGATCGGCGCGGGCTGGTCCGTCATGACGGAACTCGTGGGAAGCGGAGACTTCAACCGTGACCGCAAACCGGACCTGCTGGCGAGACGCTCCACGGGCGAGCTTTACCTCTATCCCGGCACTGGAGCGGGCAAGCTCGGAACGCGAACCCTCGTCAGCACCGGTTGGAACGTCATGAATTCACTCGACTGA
- a CDS encoding ammonium transporter: MEISASHVWMMVCAAMVFLMTPALAFFYGGMTRAKSVLNMMMMSFISLAIVSVIWVLWGNAMAGGGTSIGGLFGSPFEQFGLSGQIGTEDLIGIGYGATFAIITVALISGAVADRMSFGAWSVFVPVWVTVVYAPIAFWVWGGGLLSAEGAIGSWAGEAIDFAGGTVVHINAGVAGLVLALLVGKRRGFGKDPGLRPHNIPFVMLGAALLWFGWFGFNGGAAGTAEQAGLIWINTLVAPAAAVLGWVVTEKIRDGHPTSLGAASGVVAGLVAITPACADVSPLGAIGLGIVSGILSALAVGLKYKWGYDDSLDVVGVHLVSGIVGTLALGFIALPNEEAAGGLFYGGGFGQLIAQTVAVVVAVIYTAVATWVIGAIIQKIMGLRITEEAEIAGIDYYEHAETAYEFGGLGTTGQFVPHPATSGHLTNRSEGASA; encoded by the coding sequence ATGGAAATTTCGGCTAGCCACGTATGGATGATGGTCTGTGCGGCCATGGTGTTCCTCATGACACCCGCACTGGCGTTCTTCTATGGCGGTATGACCCGCGCAAAGAGCGTCCTCAACATGATGATGATGAGCTTCATCTCACTCGCAATTGTCAGCGTTATCTGGGTCCTGTGGGGCAACGCGATGGCAGGCGGCGGAACCAGCATCGGAGGCCTCTTCGGATCGCCTTTCGAGCAGTTCGGCCTCTCCGGACAAATCGGAACTGAAGACTTGATCGGAATCGGATATGGCGCAACGTTCGCCATCATCACGGTTGCCCTGATCTCCGGTGCTGTTGCAGACCGTATGTCCTTCGGCGCCTGGAGCGTCTTCGTTCCTGTCTGGGTGACCGTGGTGTACGCACCGATCGCCTTCTGGGTATGGGGCGGCGGATTGCTTAGCGCTGAAGGCGCTATCGGTTCCTGGGCTGGCGAAGCGATTGACTTCGCCGGTGGCACCGTAGTTCACATCAACGCTGGTGTAGCCGGCTTGGTCTTGGCCTTGCTTGTTGGCAAGCGTCGCGGCTTCGGCAAGGACCCTGGACTTCGCCCACACAACATTCCGTTTGTCATGCTCGGCGCAGCACTCTTGTGGTTCGGCTGGTTCGGCTTCAACGGTGGCGCAGCAGGAACGGCCGAGCAGGCTGGCCTGATCTGGATCAACACCCTTGTGGCTCCGGCCGCAGCTGTTCTTGGCTGGGTTGTTACCGAAAAGATCCGCGACGGACACCCCACCTCTTTGGGTGCAGCATCTGGTGTTGTTGCTGGCCTCGTGGCCATCACCCCAGCCTGTGCTGACGTTTCCCCGCTTGGCGCGATCGGTCTGGGCATCGTCTCCGGTATCCTCTCCGCTCTCGCTGTTGGTCTCAAGTACAAGTGGGGCTACGACGATTCGCTTGACGTTGTTGGCGTTCACTTGGTCTCCGGCATCGTCGGAACTCTCGCCTTGGGCTTCATTGCACTTCCTAACGAAGAAGCAGCCGGTGGCTTGTTCTACGGCGGCGGCTTCGGTCAGTTGATTGCGCAGACGGTTGCAGTGGTAGTAGCAGTTATCTACACCGCAGTGGCAACATGGGTCATTGGTGCGATCATCCAGAAGATCATGGGTCTTCGTATCACCGAAGAAGCAGAAATTGCTGGCATCGACTACTACGAGCACGCAGAAACTGCTTACGAATTCGGCGGACTGGGCACCACTGGCCAGTTTGTACCGCACCCAGCAACGTCTGGTCACTTGACCAATCGCTCGGAAGGAGCATCCGCATGA
- a CDS encoding glucose-6-phosphate dehydrogenase has translation MSTSTSTTAIKTLLILGASGDLTQRLLLPGLASLLATGKVEHLNLKGVGSADVSAEEFSERVAKTFAPQLEDAHTTEAGRKVLSETQAASSYEVADVTAPGELGRLISSVPGPVAVFFALPPAISEKALVAATPEELPEGTTLVIEKPFGSSLESAKALNQKLTRLVPESRIHRVDHFLGKSTVLNILGLRFANRLLEPLLSAEHVASVQLVYNEELALEGRAGYYDKAGALRDMIQSHLLQIMALLAIDAPSTLGERDLRDKISEVLRATRLKNEPAVASRRARYTAGTSMGRAIPGYAEEEGVNPARQTETLAEVDLNINNVRWNGVPFTLRSGKAMGEVRKEAIITFKPVSFLPDGFTGCDSPTMLRIGFGPDTLAIDLDVNGPGDPFHLDRITVGAELNKSGMLPYGEVLYGVLNGDPTLSVRADAAEECWRIVEPVLAAWEAGEVPLDEYPAGSSGPDAWASSHQN, from the coding sequence GTGAGCACTTCAACAAGCACCACAGCGATCAAAACTCTCTTGATTCTAGGAGCCTCCGGCGACCTCACGCAGCGACTCCTGCTGCCCGGTCTAGCGAGCCTTCTCGCCACCGGCAAGGTTGAGCATCTCAACCTCAAGGGCGTCGGTTCGGCGGACGTCAGCGCGGAAGAATTCTCTGAGCGCGTAGCCAAGACCTTCGCTCCGCAGCTCGAGGACGCCCACACCACCGAAGCGGGACGCAAGGTTCTGAGCGAGACCCAAGCTGCGTCGTCGTACGAAGTAGCGGACGTCACCGCCCCCGGAGAATTGGGCCGGCTCATCTCTTCCGTCCCCGGCCCGGTCGCCGTGTTCTTCGCGCTTCCGCCAGCGATCTCGGAGAAGGCGCTGGTCGCGGCGACCCCCGAGGAACTTCCCGAGGGCACCACCTTGGTGATTGAGAAGCCGTTCGGTTCCAGCTTGGAGTCCGCGAAAGCGCTCAACCAAAAGCTCACCCGTTTGGTGCCCGAATCCCGGATTCACCGCGTGGATCACTTCCTCGGCAAATCCACCGTGCTCAACATTTTGGGTTTGCGCTTTGCGAATCGTCTGTTGGAACCGTTGCTCTCCGCGGAGCATGTGGCCAGCGTGCAGCTCGTCTACAACGAGGAGCTCGCGCTCGAGGGCCGCGCCGGGTACTACGACAAGGCCGGAGCCCTGCGGGACATGATTCAGTCCCATTTGCTGCAGATCATGGCTCTGCTGGCCATTGACGCGCCGAGCACGCTCGGTGAACGAGACTTGCGAGACAAGATTTCTGAAGTCCTGCGCGCCACGCGCCTCAAGAATGAGCCAGCCGTCGCGAGCCGCCGCGCCCGGTACACCGCCGGTACTTCGATGGGACGCGCCATTCCTGGGTACGCCGAGGAAGAGGGCGTAAATCCCGCTCGTCAGACCGAGACGCTCGCCGAAGTGGATCTGAACATCAACAACGTGCGTTGGAACGGCGTTCCGTTCACGCTTCGATCCGGCAAAGCCATGGGCGAGGTACGCAAGGAAGCCATCATCACGTTCAAGCCGGTGAGTTTCTTGCCGGACGGGTTCACCGGGTGCGATAGCCCCACAATGCTGCGGATCGGGTTTGGGCCGGACACCCTTGCGATTGATCTGGATGTCAACGGTCCCGGCGATCCGTTCCACCTTGACCGCATCACGGTGGGGGCCGAGCTCAACAAGTCCGGCATGCTCCCCTACGGCGAAGTCCTTTACGGCGTACTCAACGGGGATCCTACGCTCTCTGTGCGCGCGGACGCCGCCGAGGAGTGCTGGCGGATCGTCGAGCCCGTACTGGCCGCATGGGAAGCCGGCGAGGTCCCCTTGGATGAGTACCCGGCGGGTTCCTCTGGGCCGGACGCGTGGGCGTCGTCGCACCAGAATTAA
- a CDS encoding P-II family nitrogen regulator — translation MKLVTAIVRPDKLNEIRNALESYGVQGLTVSQANGYGRQRGHTEVYRGAEYTVDLLPKARLEILVSNEWVDDIVDVIVATANTGRAGDGKVWVTTVDEVVRVRTGERAEAAI, via the coding sequence ATGAAACTCGTGACGGCCATTGTTCGGCCAGACAAGCTCAATGAGATTCGCAACGCACTTGAGTCCTATGGTGTCCAGGGCCTCACGGTCTCTCAGGCCAACGGTTACGGCCGCCAGCGCGGCCACACCGAGGTCTACCGCGGTGCAGAGTACACAGTCGATTTGTTGCCCAAGGCCCGCCTGGAAATCTTGGTTTCCAACGAATGGGTAGATGACATCGTTGATGTCATCGTCGCTACCGCCAACACCGGCCGCGCCGGTGACGGCAAGGTGTGGGTCACCACGGTGGATGAAGTGGTTCGCGTGCGAACCGGCGAACGCGCCGAAGCTGCAATCTAA